TAGTAAAAGAAGCACTGTTTTGAAAGGATTTGCTATGGGACGTTTATTCATTAAGTTAACAATTATCATTCCTGTTGTTTTACTACTGTTTATGCCAGTAAATAACTTTGTAAAGAATTCTCATGATTACAACATAAACCATGCAATACTGGCGTTTAAGAAACACCCATATCCAGTTGATATCATCAATCTAGGCGCATCTCATTCAATGTATGGTTATTATTTTAAGCCTACTGGTTTGTCCCATCTGGACTTAGCACTTCCTGCTCAGACGATTCAGTACGACTATAAATTGTTGAGAGAGTATGGCAAGTATCTTAAACCTGATGGTGTAGTCCTCGTTTCAATCTCTCAAATTACTTTCGCAAATTCTGAGACCAATCACGTAGGAAATTATTATGAAGTTTTGGATCGTACCGAAATTGAACCGTTTAATTTAATTGATTATTACAGTTACATGTACTTACCTGGGACAAATAGTGGTAGTTTTAATTCTGCGCTTTCGGGTAAATTGAAAAGCTTTAAATGGGATTCTCATCAACCTTGGGCAAATAACGGTAAAAACTATTCGGAAAGAAAGTATGCGAAAGTAGAAGAACAATATAGAGAAGCGGTTGAAAACGATAACATTGAACGAAATGTGAAGCAGTTAAGCGAAATTGTAGATTATTGTAGCGAGAAAGGCTACCAAGTAATATTAACGATGGAGCCAGTACATCAGTCTTATCAAGAATATTTCAATGAAGAAGTAATGAATAGACTTGTTTTTCAGTACTTAAACGCTCTTGAATTAGATGTCCCTTTTTTAAATTATATGAGTGATCAAAGATTCGAGGACAACAGAGGTTATTTTATCGATCCAGATCATTTAAACAGAGAGGGAAGAAAAAAGTTTTCTTGGATAGTTTACGAGGACCTCAAGAAATTGGGCTATTTATGAGTGATTTATATTACTAGTATTGTGATTAACTTATTTAAATGCGGAAGATTTATTTTCTATTGATGCCCATTTAAACAGGGTGTACCAAAGTTTGTGCTATCATCTCCTGGAAGACAAGAATTGTATTTCAATTCTTGTCTTCCAGGAGATTTTTTAATGTCTACAACGCACTTTTTGGTCCGTTTTTTGGACCAAAGGCGAAAGCGTTTACTAAGGAACTTTTAGCAGATCAGGATATGGTTTATTTAGAGTTTGATGTATCATATCGTGCTCCTGTCGCTTCGCTTTCGTCGCAGTATTTAAAGCCAGCCTATACGGTGCTGACTTTAAATGTGCTGAAGGCAACATTCCTTTAGCACATTTTTGGTTTTGAATATTTTCCCTTAGAGTAAGCATATATTATGAACTGTTAAGAACAACTGATAGACAATTGCAATTTCGGGGAGGAATTTCGTCATGGCAAAATGGACAGTGGATTTATCGCATTCTAGTATAGACTTTCAAGTGAAGCATATGATGGTTACAAAGGTTAAAGGCACATTTGATTCTTTTAGCGCCAATGTAGTAGCTGAGAGTTTAGAAGATTTAACAGACGCATCAATTTCTTTTGACATTGATGCCGCAATGATTAATACAAAAAATGTAGAACGTGATAATCATTTAAAATCGGGGGATTTCTTTGATGTAGATAATTTCCCTTCGATTAAATTTCAATCGACTCATATTACAAAATCAGATGAGGATTATAACCTTACTGGTGATTTAACGATTAAAGACGTGAAAAAGCCTGTAACATTTAAAGTGAGGTACAACGGTAAAGGTACAAATCCTTGGGGCGTTGATGTGTACGGCTTTGAAGGGAAAACGAAAATCAATCGAGAAGAGTTCGGTTTAACATGGAATGCCACACTTGAAACGGGTGGCGTATTAGTTGGGAAGGAAATAAAAATTTCCGTTGCAATTGAAGTAAATAAAGCATAAAGGTTACAAGGCATGCGAGTTATTGGCGTATGCCTTTTAAGCGTTCAGTTATTAAGCTTGCTAATCATGCGTATCGTGATGCAAGATATCAGCCATTTGAAGAAATAATATTGCATCAAGTATTTTAAAAAGCTGTAGGGAATCGTTGACTGGCGAATCCCTACAGCTTTTGCCCCTAAAAGCCCGATTGGTGAAGGGTAATGTTCTGTGGGGGATGAGGAAACCCTATAGAGCAAAGTTTCGCTTTATTTGACTTGTTCAAGCTTGATGTATGTGGTTGCTGATGTTGGTAAGTCTTGATAAGAAAGTTCGTCAATTGAGCGAACTGTTTTTGAGTCGATTGTTAATGTCAGAGCTTCTGTATTTTTACTTTTCACATTCATAAACCATTTTAACGTGACGTCATTAATACTATTCACATGCTGAATTTCTTTTAATAGGTTGTAACTATCTTTTAATAATGTCTTTTCATCGATAAATTCAGATGCTTGTAAGGAAATAGCAATATTTTGTGCATCGTCAATGATGTCAATTTCCATATTTAACATAATATTTTCAACAAATTGATGCAAAATAATTTGAGAAATGGCGTTCATTGTTTCGATTTTTAATTGCTCTGGTGAAATGGCTGCCTGTGTTTCTTCAAACTTTTTTTGATCTCTTGCTTCGTTACTTTTTAATATAAATTGTACCGACACAGCGCCAACAAAAAGAATTAGTACAACGAGTATTATTTTTAAAAATTTGTTCAAATGAAGGATGCCTCCTTTTGCAACGTGTCTAGGTTACACAAACTTTTTAGTCGGGCCCTCCAAAGCTCGAGGTTCACACGATGTGAATCATTGGGAGCTTGCAACATGGACATTACGTGCTGCTTACTCGAAGCTAAACGGGGACTTTAACTATATGCACATAATTAATTATGCCACAAAAAAATACTAAAAGGACTGCCAATTGTGACAGTCCTTAAAAAAGTTAAGTATTTGATTCTTCAGTTGGAAGCGTTGCTGCATATTCGTTGAAGTATAAAAATGATTCGTCCTCTAATTGTTGGATTTTTTGTTCGTTCAAACCAATGGATAATGGGCCAGAAAAAATTTCGCCCCACCAAGTTTCAGTTATCATCATTGTTATATCCCCCTTTGTACGATAGTTATGCAATGCATATTATGTTTGATTAGTAGGTAGTAATAAATTTATCTTCATTTTGTAAATTTATTATTTAGTTAATTCGCTGGATTGTGAAAGCTCCTCCTTTGTTGTGCAGAATTTTTCTTGAAGCTGTAGTAGTTAATACTATAGTTAATATGTGAGAAGCGTTATAATTTATGCATAGATTTTACAGAAAGGGTGAAAAAAATGAATTTTACAGCACAAGATGTGGAACGAATGATTGATGATCAACATAGCTTTTATTTTACAGGTTCAACAAAGGATGTTGAATTTCGTAAGCAACAGCTACTTAATTTAAAGAAAACCATTAAAAAATACGAATCACAAGTAATCGAGGCACTCGCATTGGATTTACGAAAAAGTGAATTTGAGGCGTATTCTACTGAAATCGGCATTGTTTATGATAGTATTTCAAATTTTGTAAAAAATTTATCAGCTTGGATGGTACCAGAGCCTATAAAAACGCCTCTTCACTTCCAACCAGCAAAGAGTTATATAGTACGTGAACCTTATGGGGTAGTATGTATTATTGGGCCCTTTAACTATCCTTTCCAATTAATTATGGAACCATTAATTGGCGCAATAATTGGAGGGAATACAGCAATTGTTAAACCCTCAGAAGCAGCGGTGCATACAGCAGTTATTGTGAGAAAAATTATTGAAGAAACTTTCCCTGCAAACTACGTAAGAGTAGTGGAGGGTGAAAAAGAAGAAGTGACAGCGCTTATTCATGCACCATTTGATTATATTTTCTTTACAGGTAGTGTAGCGGTAGGAAAAATCATTGCAAAAGCAGCGGCGGAACGTTTAACACCAATTGCACTTGAATTAGGCGGGAAAAGTCCTGTAATTATTGACCAAACTGCAAATTTAGAAGTTGCAGCACAGCGTATCGTTTGGGGAAAATTTAATAATACAGGCCAAACTTGTGTGGCACCTGATTATGTACTCGTGCATGAAACGGTTGCAAAAAAGTTTGTAAAGCTTTTGAAAAAGACTATTCGCGAATTTTATGGAAATGATCCACAGAAAAGTCCAGATTATGGTCGTATTATAAATACACGACAATTTGAACGTTTGGAAAATTTACTCAATGAAGAGCGTTCTACAGTAACATTTGGCGGGCGTACGGACCGTGAAGATTTATATATGGAACCGACTATATTAGAAAATATTAAGTGGGATAGCCCATCAATGGAAGATGAACTATTTGGACCGATTTTACCAATTTTAATATTTGAACATTTACCAAAAGCAATTCATGAAATTCGTCAGCTTCCAAAACCGCTAAGTGCCTATCTATTCTCGGAAAATGACAAGGCAATTAACTATTTCTTACAAGAGCTGCCATTCGGTGGAGGCTGTGTTAATGATGTCATTACCCATGTAGGCAATGGTCATTTACCGTTTGGTGGGGTAGGTCCATCAGGCGTGAAGGCTTATCACGGGAAAGCAAGTTTTGAAAACTTTACTCACCCAAAATCGATTATGCATCGCTCAAACAAATTAGCAAACAGCTTACTTTATCCCCCATACAAACAAAAAGTAAAGCTCGTTCGCACGATTATGAAATAATAAAAAGGATTAGTCCGAGAAGTATTTCTGGGACAAATCCTTGCGCCGAGGATGGAGGCTAGCACGAAGCTGGTCATGAATGTGTTGTCACAGGACGTGACGCTTTTAGCATTCGCTCTTTCCTTCTGACCACCGCAGAAGCACCGCTCTCAAGCGGTTAATTAACACATGAACGAGGGGCTGCTCGAAAAGTATATACTTTTCGGGCAGCCCCTTTTTCAAAAGAAGTGACTATGGAAAAATTCTATGATTGAACAACAGGGAAAGATAGCAATATTTCTGTCCCGACCTCTTCTTGACTTTTAATTTTTATCGTACCGTGATGGTCTTGAATAATTTTGTTAATGACCATCATACCTAACCCAGTACCTTTTGTTTTCGTCGTATAAAACGGTTCAAAAATACGCTCCAAAACATAAGGAGGGATCCCACAACCTGTATCTTTTAAACGAATAAAGATTTCGTTATTATCCTTGCTGGGGAACACTTCTAAAGTAATTGTTCCTCCGTCTTTAATAGCTTCCATTGCGTTTTTAAATAGGTTAATAAATACTTGCTTAATTTCATTTGCATTCCCTAAAATGATGATATCAGGATAATTATTTTGAAGAATGATATCGATGGATTTCTGCTGAAATTCATATTGGAAAAATTGAATAATGTCGTCAAATATTTTAGCTAAGTGAATGTTAACGAATTGATTTACCTGTGGGCGTGATAATACAAGGAATTCAGACAAAATTAATTCAATACGCTCCGTTTCTTTTTGAATAAGCCTTGTATGTTCATAATATGGCGAATTCGAATCTTCATTCATCATTTGCACAAAACCTGAAATTACGGTCATAGGATTGCGAATTTCATGTGCTACGCCGGCTGCGATTTCCCCCACAACCTTTAATTTTTCAGATTGTAAAATAAGATTTTCGTTTTCTTTAACGTGGGAAATATCCCGTGAAATAATTGAGGATGCAATAATTTCGCCATAGGTATTATAAATAGGCGATAAGGAAATTTGCACATCAAAAATAGTCCCATCTTTTCGCATATCTGTCGTTTCAAAAAGATAATAGTGACTGCCCTTTCGAAGCTCTTTCGCGCGACTTCTCGCATCCTCCAAATTTCCAGGTGGAATAAGAGGCAGTGAACGGCCGATAGCCTCTGTTTTGGACCAACCATATAATTTTTCAAATGCAGGGTTGACAGTAATGACGCGATCTTCTAAATCGAATACAGCAATTGAATCCTCAGCCTGTTCAAAAAATAAATTTAAATAAGCCTGCTTAGAATTTAAATGATACTCACGTGCGTCGACTTGTTTTTCCAACCTTGCCCACGTCTTTATAATGTAATAGCTTTGCAAACTACTAACAATGCAAACTATTAATAAAAAGAAGAAAAGTAAGTAGTTCTCTTCTATTTGGAAAATTTTAATTGAGTAAACATTAAATTTAAAAAGTATAATAATCTCAACTAAAATTAAAATAATGTTGGTGAAGGTAATTAAAAAAGAACGATAAATGGTTAAAACACCTATTAAATACACGAAACTGTAAATTGTAATCGGGCTATCACTTTGAAAATTATAAAGTAAAAGTAAAATATGCCAATTCGCCACTAAAAAAATTTGAAAAATTTTCGGATTTATTTTAACTAAATAAAGCGTGACAAGTAAAAAAGTGCTAAATCCACAAAAAAGTAAATAGCTGTAGTGATGATGAAATTGCTGGGAAACTATTACTAAAATTACGACAAAATTAGAAAATAAATAGGTGATAAGTGTAAGTAAATTTCGTTTATTTAATATTTCTTGTTGCTGCATGGTACACCTCAACTAGTAAACTGTTAACTTCTATCATACACGAAATCACTATGTCGATAAATGACGAATTTTGATATGATAGAGATGGTTAGAAATGAGGGAATTTATTTCATAGTTATTTTTGCTAGAGAGATGTTTAAAAGCATAGAAATTTCGTTGAAACAGCAGTATGATGTTTATTACTAATAATAAAATAATCGTAAATGGAATTTTTCATACGCAAATAGATTGTAATTGTGGGGGAACAAATAATGTACGCAGAAGAACTTCTAAGCACACTGATGCAAAAAAGAATAGTCGGGCAATTACCGAGAGTAATTAAAGATATCGCAATTGATTCACGTAGTGTACAGCCGAGCAGCCTATTCATTTGTATTAAGGGCTATACTGTAGATGGACACGACTTTGCTCAAAAAGCTGTTGACGCTGGTGCAACTGTAATTGTAACGGAACGTCTATTACAATTAGAGGGCAATGTAGCGCAAGTGATAGTTAATAGCACCGATCGTACGCTTGGCATATTAGCGGCGAAATTTTTTGATTACCCATCAAAGGATTTAACAATGATTGGGGTAACGGGTACGAATGGGAAGACAAGTGTAGCGGGTATTATTCATAATATTTTAGTAGGTCTTGGTGAGAAATCGGCTCTATCGGGAACAATTGGTTTTAATTTAAATGGTGTGCTTTATGAGTCAGCGAATACAACGAGCGACGCTTTAAATACCCAGCAAATGATTTTCCGTGCAAAAATGGAAGGCTGCCGCGCAATGGTAATGGAAGTATCTTCACATGGTTTACAGCTTGGTCGTTTAGCAGGTGTGGATTATGATGTAGCAGTGTTTACAAACCTAACGCATGACCATCTCGATTTCCACGGAACAATGGAGAACTACGGGAATGCAAAAGGCTTATTGTTCTCACAATTAGGGCAAGACTTAGAAAAAAATAAGCATGTGGTATTAAATGCAGATGATGCTTGGTCAGCACGATATGCAGAGATGACACCGTTCCCAATTTGGACATACGGTTTAAATAATGATGCAATCTTCAAGGCGGAAAACTGTCGCTATGAAAATGGTATGACGTACTTTGATATGATTACTCCAGAGGGAACATTCCCGATTGCGATGCATTTATTAGGTGAATTTAATGTGTACAATGTATTAGCAGCAACGGCTGTCTTTTATGCACGTCAATTCCCGATTGAGGCGATTATTGAGGAAATTGAAAAGTTACCACCTGTAAAAGGGCGTATGGAAAAAGTAGATACAGAATTACCAATTCAAATTTTCATCGACTACGCACATACACCAGACGCAATTGAAAAAGCAATCAATGCGGCATTACCATACAAAAAGCGAGAAAATAAATTAATTTTCTTAGTAGGTACAGGCGGAGGCCGTGATAAAACGAAGCGTCCAACGATGGCGGAAAAAGCATCGGTAGCTGATTATGTTATTTTAACAACAGACGACCCTCGTTATGAAGAGTTCGATAGCATTACTGGTGATTTAGCAAAAGGAATGCAGCATGACAACTTTTCTTGTATTGGTGACCGTGCAGAGGCAGTCAAACATGCAATCAATATAGCGGAACCTGGAGATATTATTATCTTTGCTGGTAAGGGGCATGAAGACTATCAAATTATTGAAAATACAAAATATCCGCATAGTGATGCAAAAATTGCGATTGAAGCTGGAAAATTAAAATTTGTTTAACTGGATTCAGCAGGGGTTCAAACCCCTGCTGAATCTAGTTAATGCCCCGGCGGATGTCACAGATTTTTTAGGGGAGTTTTAAAGAGGAAGTCAGCCTAAAGACGTCACATCGTGTGAAAACGGCTGACTGACCCACGTCCTGTGGCCCCGAGCTCAAAAAAATCTGGACCGCCGAGGCGTAATTATCGAATAAATGATTACTCCATCGTTTTGGACGTGAAAGCGTAAACGATGGATTTTTTTTGAGGTGAAGAGGCAATATGATTCGTTCGTTTTTATTGGATATGGTAGGCTATTGTCTCATTAGCCTGCCGTTTTATATGGTGATAAGAATGTTATATATGCGAAAGCAAAATAAAAATTGGCCGCGTGAAATTGTAATGATGCTCTTTTTCCTATATTGTGTCAGTATTTTTTCACAAACAATTATTCCGAATTTCTATATAGATGAAGGGCGAATTATTTTCGATACGTCGAATGCATTTATCCGCAGTAATTTCACCCCCTTAACAACGATTCATCTTTATTATGATCAATTAGATGGTCCGATTGCACAAATTGCCTTTTATAACTTAGTTGGCAATATTGTGCTATTCATTCCATTTGGCTTTTTTATTCCACTGCTTTGGAAAAAATTGCGAAGCTGGCGGAAAATGCATATTATTGCGTTTGGGATTCCGTTATTTATTGAATGTACACAATATTTTATTGGTCGTAGTATCGATGTGGATGATGTTTTACTAAATGCAATTGCGATTGTTTTGGGTTTTGTAATGTACAAGGTGTTGCACCGTCTTCGTAAATTCGTGATTGACAAGTAAAAAAGGTTGTAACGAGTGTACAATGTCTTTTAAAATAAGAAAGTATGAAAAAAGGAGACGAAAACAATGACTTTAGAACAAGATATATTATCTCGTCGTACGTTTGCTATCATTTCCCACCCGGATGCTGGTAAAACGACGATTACAGAAAAATTATTATTATTCGGTGGTGCCATCCGTGACGCTGGTACAGTAAAAGGGAAGAAATCAGGAAAATTTGCAACATCTGACTGGATGGAAATTGAAAAGCAACGTGGTATCTCTGTAACTTCTTCTGTTATGCAATTTGATTATTCTGGTTG
This portion of the Solibacillus daqui genome encodes:
- a CDS encoding YceI family protein produces the protein MAKWTVDLSHSSIDFQVKHMMVTKVKGTFDSFSANVVAESLEDLTDASISFDIDAAMINTKNVERDNHLKSGDFFDVDNFPSIKFQSTHITKSDEDYNLTGDLTIKDVKKPVTFKVRYNGKGTNPWGVDVYGFEGKTKINREEFGLTWNATLETGGVLVGKEIKISVAIEVNKA
- a CDS encoding aldehyde dehydrogenase; its protein translation is MNFTAQDVERMIDDQHSFYFTGSTKDVEFRKQQLLNLKKTIKKYESQVIEALALDLRKSEFEAYSTEIGIVYDSISNFVKNLSAWMVPEPIKTPLHFQPAKSYIVREPYGVVCIIGPFNYPFQLIMEPLIGAIIGGNTAIVKPSEAAVHTAVIVRKIIEETFPANYVRVVEGEKEEVTALIHAPFDYIFFTGSVAVGKIIAKAAAERLTPIALELGGKSPVIIDQTANLEVAAQRIVWGKFNNTGQTCVAPDYVLVHETVAKKFVKLLKKTIREFYGNDPQKSPDYGRIINTRQFERLENLLNEERSTVTFGGRTDREDLYMEPTILENIKWDSPSMEDELFGPILPILIFEHLPKAIHEIRQLPKPLSAYLFSENDKAINYFLQELPFGGGCVNDVITHVGNGHLPFGGVGPSGVKAYHGKASFENFTHPKSIMHRSNKLANSLLYPPYKQKVKLVRTIMK
- a CDS encoding two-component system sensor histidine kinase NtrB; its protein translation is MEKQVDAREYHLNSKQAYLNLFFEQAEDSIAVFDLEDRVITVNPAFEKLYGWSKTEAIGRSLPLIPPGNLEDARSRAKELRKGSHYYLFETTDMRKDGTIFDVQISLSPIYNTYGEIIASSIISRDISHVKENENLILQSEKLKVVGEIAAGVAHEIRNPMTVISGFVQMMNEDSNSPYYEHTRLIQKETERIELILSEFLVLSRPQVNQFVNIHLAKIFDDIIQFFQYEFQQKSIDIILQNNYPDIIILGNANEIKQVFINLFKNAMEAIKDGGTITLEVFPSKDNNEIFIRLKDTGCGIPPYVLERIFEPFYTTKTKGTGLGMMVINKIIQDHHGTIKIKSQEEVGTEILLSFPVVQS
- a CDS encoding UDP-N-acetylmuramoyl-L-alanyl-D-glutamate--2,6-diaminopimelate ligase; this encodes MYAEELLSTLMQKRIVGQLPRVIKDIAIDSRSVQPSSLFICIKGYTVDGHDFAQKAVDAGATVIVTERLLQLEGNVAQVIVNSTDRTLGILAAKFFDYPSKDLTMIGVTGTNGKTSVAGIIHNILVGLGEKSALSGTIGFNLNGVLYESANTTSDALNTQQMIFRAKMEGCRAMVMEVSSHGLQLGRLAGVDYDVAVFTNLTHDHLDFHGTMENYGNAKGLLFSQLGQDLEKNKHVVLNADDAWSARYAEMTPFPIWTYGLNNDAIFKAENCRYENGMTYFDMITPEGTFPIAMHLLGEFNVYNVLAATAVFYARQFPIEAIIEEIEKLPPVKGRMEKVDTELPIQIFIDYAHTPDAIEKAINAALPYKKRENKLIFLVGTGGGRDKTKRPTMAEKASVADYVILTTDDPRYEEFDSITGDLAKGMQHDNFSCIGDRAEAVKHAINIAEPGDIIIFAGKGHEDYQIIENTKYPHSDAKIAIEAGKLKFV
- a CDS encoding VanZ family protein, whose protein sequence is MIRSFLLDMVGYCLISLPFYMVIRMLYMRKQNKNWPREIVMMLFFLYCVSIFSQTIIPNFYIDEGRIIFDTSNAFIRSNFTPLTTIHLYYDQLDGPIAQIAFYNLVGNIVLFIPFGFFIPLLWKKLRSWRKMHIIAFGIPLFIECTQYFIGRSIDVDDVLLNAIAIVLGFVMYKVLHRLRKFVIDK